Part of the Desulfovibrio sp. ZJ209 genome, ACAAAGAATGCGCATGAGAAGGGCGATTCTTCTGGCGGCGTTCGGCGCGGCCACTCCGCAAGGGCGCCAGGCCCTGCACGCCTTTGACGCCATGGTGCGCGAGAGGTTCGCCGGCTGGTCCGTGCGCTGGGCCTTCACCTCGCCGCTGTTGCGCGAGCGCCTTGCCCGGGCGCGCCAGAAAAGCGACTCCGTGCGCAAGGCTCTTATGCGGCTCAGCTTTGAGCGCTATGAGCGCGTGGCCGTGCAGCCCTTGCAGGCCATCGCCGGCGCGGAGCATGAAGAAGTCTGCGCCGCCTGCGCCGAGGCCGTGCGGAAGCTCGGCCTCTGCTGCCGCGTGGGCGCGCCGCTTCTGGCGGAGACCGCCGATGTGGAGGCCGCTGCCCGGGCTTTGGCCGCGCATCTCCCCGAAGGGCGCCTCCCGCATGAGGACGTGGTGCTCATGGGGCACGGCGCCCGGCATGCCGGGGGCGCGCGTTATGGGGACCTCGCGGCGGCCATGCGGCAGCTGGACGCCCGTGTCCATGTGGGCACCATGGGCGACGCCATGGCGCTCACGTCCATCCTGCCGAGGCTCACGTCGGGCCGGGTGTGGCTCATGCCCCTGCTCTCGGTGGTGGGGCAGCACGCCCTGCGCGACATGGCGGGCGACGGCGCCGGCTCGTGGCGCTCGCGCATCGAGGGCGAACAGCGCGAGTGCGTGCCCGTGCTCAGGGGACTGGTGGAATATCCGGGCGTGGCCGGGATCTGGCTGCGCCATCTGGAAACCGCCGCGGCTGAAGCCTGCGGTGAAACTTTGGGGTAATTCAGCAACGAGGTGGAAGATGCGCGGGAAACTTGTGCCCACACTGGTGATGACGCTCATGCTTCTTGGCTGCGCCGCGGGCGGCAGCGGCGGCGGAAGTGAGGACGTACCGGCCGCGCCCGATCAGGCGGCGCTTTCCGGGGGCGCGCCCGGCGGCGGGGCCAATGCCTTCAACCCCTACATGCAGGCGAAACTCCCCAATACGCGCGAGTTCACCAGCGAAGGGCAGCAGATGCTCGGCGCCATGGGCGGCGGCCAGCCCACCATCGAGGGCGAAGCGGCGCACCGCAAAAACTGGCGCGAAGAGATCTATCCCGTGGTCTTCGGCGAGCGCACGGCGCCGCACGAGATTTTGGTGCTTCTCAATTTCGCCAATCCCAAAAGCGCCGAGGTGTGGAAGGCCGTGACCACGGCGAGCCGCTCCCTCTCGCCGAAGGAGTGCAAGATCGCCGTTTTCGCCAACAGCACGGAACAGTACGGCACAGACCTTATGGGCCTCGCCATCTGGATCGCCCATTCGAGGCCGGGGCAGGCCATGCCCTATCTCACCTACGCGCTCGACCGCTGGAACGAGGTCAAGGCGGCGCAACGCCGCGCGGGCTCCGTGAAGACCTTTAAAAATGAATATGACGCCACCGCGCAGCCCACGGACTATCCCATCCACTACGCCTATCTTTCGCGCGTGAAGCCGCCGGTGCCCGCGCAGGAGGAGCTCAAGGTGGCCAAATACTGCTACGATGCCGGCAATGTGAACATGTACCAGACCACGCAGCTCTGCCAGTATTACGGCGTGCGCGAGCTGCCGGCCGTCATCGTGGACGGCAGGGTGCTCGCCAAGGTGTCGGCCGACGCCATCCTCAAGGCCCTGAAATAAGCTCTTGCGGACAATTCCGCCAAAAAAACGGGCGCTCCGGGAGTTTCGGGGGGCCCGTTTTTGCATGCAGGCTGCGGCCGCCTAGAGCGAGAAAAAGCGTAGCGGCGGCACGGCGGCGATGATGCCGGCAGCCGCGAGTTTTTCATAAAACAGGTTGAGGCCGCGCAACTCTTCCGCCCCCAGGCTGTAAACGAGGCCTTCGCGGTAGTAGAAGGCGAGGTCTTCCCGGCTCAGCGGGCAGCCGTGGCCCGTGAGGTCGAGGATGACATCCATGTGTGCGAGGCCCCAGTCGCGCCCGCGGCGCAAAAGCTCGCCCGGGTCGTCGTGGAAGAGGCCGCGCTCGGCGGCGTCCCGGCTCACCACCCAGACGCCGAAAATGAAGGGCAGGCCCGTCCAGTCGCGCCAGGCCTCGGCGAGGTCCACCCGGTTGGGATAGTCGGGGTGCTGCCGGAGGCGCAGGGCCTCGTCGCCAATGGCGAGAAAGGCCGTGGGCGGCGTGGCCGAGCGCAGGGCCGGCGAGACCTGGCCCGTCCTGTAGGTGACGGCCTGCCGGTAGCGGTCGCGCATGAGCAGGCGCAGGAGGGCCACGGAAGTGTGGCTCTCGCCGCTGATGAGGATCTCATGTCCGCCAAGCTCCTCCACGGGCACGCGCGAGAGCAAAAGCACGCTCATCACCGGCCCGCGCGAGCCGATGGAAAGGTCATCCACAAGGTAATACCGCTCCGGGCGGCGCGCGTACTCGAAGCAGGAGCAGGAGGAGACATGCAGCTCGCCGCGGCCCATCATGTCGTTGAGCAGCGCGGGCGGGCCGGCCACCAGTTCATAGTCGTGCGGCAGGATGCCGGCCTCAAGCGGATGGTAGATGGGCAGCACGTTGAGATAACTGATGCGCCCCATGCGCAACACGGTCTCAGGCATGGACGCCCGCCTCGCCCACGGGGCGGTAATCCATGGTGCGCTGCACCGGCGTGAAACCGGCGGCGCGGATGACGGCCTCGATCTCCTTGCGGGTCATGCGGTAGGAAACGCCGGCCGCGGCGACCACGTTCTCCTCGATCATCAGGGAGCCGAAATCGTTGGCTCCGTAGAAAAGCGCCAGCTGCGCTATCTGCGGCCCCATGGTCACCCAGGAGGCCTGGATATTGGGGATGTTGTCGAGCACGAGGCGCGAGACCGCGAGCAGGCGCAGATATGCCGGCGCGGGCAGGCTCTGGCAGCGGATGCGCGTGTTCGCCGGCTGGAAGGTCCAGGGGATGAAGGCGGTGAAGCCGTGGGTTCTGTCCTGCACGGCGCGCAGGGCGAAGAGGTGGTCGAGCCGGTGGCCCGGCTCTTCCTCATGGCCGAACATCATGGTGGCCGTGGTCTTCATGCCGAGGCCGTGCGCGGCCTCCATGACCGCAAGCCAGGCGTCCGCCGAGCACTTGTTGGGCGAGACCTGCCGGCGCACGTCATTCTGGAGCACCTCGGCGCCGCCCCCGGGCACGGAATCGAGCCCCGCTTCCCTGAGCCTGCGCAGAACCTCCACGACGGGCAGGCCGAATTTTTCGGCCCAGAACCAGATCTCGGGCGGCGAAAAGGCGTGGATATGCAGCGTGGGCCAGGTGGCGCGCATCCAGCGCAAAAGATCCTCGTACCACTCCAGCGGAAGGTCGGGATGATGCCCGCCCTGCAGCAGGATCTGGGTGCCGCCGAGGCGCAGGGTCTCCTCGATTTTCTGGGCCAGCTCCTCGCGGGTGATGACATAGCCCTCGGGGCTTTCCGGCGGCCGGAAAAAGGCGCAGAAGCGGCAGCCGCACACGCAAATGTTGGAATAATTGATATTCCTGTCGCCCACATAGGTGACGACGGGCTCGGGATGCAGCCGAAGGCGCATGGCGTTGGCGAGGCGCGCCAGGGTGAGCAGGCTCGCGCGGTAATAGAGGGCTTCGGCGTCCGCGCGCTCGAGGCGTTCGCCGGCGGCGGCTTTTCGGGCGGCGCGGGTCACGTCCGCATATGCGGGCGTGTCGTCGTCAAAGGGGCTGTGCGCGGGGGCGAAGTCCATCAGCATGTCTCCTTGCGGGGGCGCGCCGCAATGGCGGCCTCCCCGCCATTCCCGGGCATGGCCTCAAAAACGGCGTTGCGGCGCACCGGCCTGAAGCCGGAAGCGCGGATCATGGCTTCGAGCTCGTCGATGGTCAGGCCCTGGGCCGAGGCCGCGCCCGCCATGTGGCCGATGCGCTCCTCCACGATGGTGCCATCGAGGTCGTCCGCGCCGTACCAGAGGGCGGTCTGCGCGAGCTTGGGCCCGAGCATGATCCAGTAGGCCTTGATATGCGGGATATTGTCGAGCAAAAGCCGCGAAACGGCCACCGTGCGCAACTGGTCGAGCCCGCGTACCGGCCCGGAACGCTCCCCGGGGAGCTCGAGGCGGCTGTTTTCCGTGAGGAAGGGCAGGGGGATGAAGCAGGTGAAGCCGCCGCTCTCGTCTTGCTGAGCGCGCAGCCTGAGCAGGTGCTCCACGCGCATGGCGGGGCTCTCGAGGTGGCCGAAGAGCATGGTGCAATTGGTGACGATGCCGAGGCTGTGCGCCTCGCCCGAGATGCGCAGCCAGGCCTCGGCGTCGGCCTTGTGCGGGCAGATCTGCGCGCGCAGCTTTGCATCGAATATCTCCGCGCCGCCGCCGGGCATCATCCGAAGGCCACAGGCCTTGAGGCGCTGAAGCACCTCAAGGGTGCTTATGCCTTCGAGCGCCGCGAAATGCGCGATCTCCACCGGGGTAAAGGCCTTGAGCGGCAGGTCCGGCCAGCGGTCGGCCACGGTGCGCAGCACGTCCTCGAACCAGGCGAGCCCGAGCTTGGGGTGGCAGCCGCCCACCATGTGCATCTCGTCAAGGCGCAGTGTGCCGCCCTGGGCGGCCTCGAGCCGGGCGAGGATATCCTCCTTGCTGAGCTGGAAGGCCCCGTCCTCGTCCGCATGGTCACGCCTGAAGGCGCAGAAGAGGCAGCCGTTGACGCAGACATTGGTATAATTGACCTGCCGGTTCACCACATAGTAGGCCGCGTCGCCGTGCAGGCGAAAGCGCACCTCGGCCGCCAGCGCGCCCACGGCCGTGAGGTCGGGGCAGGCGAACAGGGCCAGGCCGTCCTCATAGGAGAGGCGTTCGCCGGAAAGCACCTTGTCAAGGATGGACGAAAGGCCGAGGGCCGCATAATATGCTTTGTCTGGCATGGATGTCCTTGTGGCCGCGCGCCCGCAAGCCCCGCCGGCGGATTCCGGCGGCGCGGATGCCGGTGGCCCGGCAGGCGGGAGCATCCGCCAGCATATCGCCGCGCAAGCGGCATTGTCAACGTGAGGTGGAAATGTCCGCTCAGGAGCTCGTGCTTTCCCTGGGGCTCTCGCCCTGCCCCAACGATACCTTCATCTTCCACGCCCTGCTCGAGGGCCTCGTGCAGGTGCCCGCGCCGGCCCCGTGGAGCGGCCCCATCCGCTTTGTGCCGCACTTCGCCGACGTGGAGGAGCTGAACAGCATGGCCGTGGCCGCGCGCCTCGACGTGACCAAGCTCTCGCTGGGCGCCGTGGCGCGCATCATGGAAGAGTATGCGCTCTTTTCCTCCGGGGCGGCGCTCGGCTGGGGCTGCGGCCCGCTGGTGGTGGCGGGAAAGCCCCTCACGCCGGAGCAACTGGCAGGAGCCAGCGTGGCCGTGCCCGGCTTCATGACCACGGCCAACCTTTTGCTCGACCTGCACGGAGGTTTCAGGGGTCCGCGCCGCGAACTCCTCTTCAGCGACATCATGGACGCGGTGGCGCGCGGCGAGGACGAGGCCGGGGTCATCATCCACGAGGGCCGCTTCACCTATGCGGCCCACGGCCTCACCAAGATCCTCGACCTCGGCGAGTGGTGGGAGGGCGCCTTCCATTTGCCGCTGCCGCTCGGTGCCATCGCCGGCAAGCGCGGGCTGCCGCTCTCCGTGGCCCTCGCCGTTGAGGCGGGCATCGCCGAAAGCCTGCGCCACGCCTGGGCGCATCCCGAAGCCTCGCGCGACTTCATCCGCGCGCACGCGCAGGAACTGGACGACGCGGTGACGAGCGCTCATATCAAGACTTTCGTCACGGCCTACAGCGAAGACCTGGGGCCGGCCGGCCGCGAGGCCATCACCACGCTGGTGCGGCGCTCGGCCACGCTGCTCGGCGCGCCCATGCCGGCCGCCGGGCTCTTCTGGCCGGGGGCGGCGTGAAGGGAGCGGGCTGCTGCGTCCCGTATTGAGGTGCGGCGCGTGAAGAATATCTTTTCCTGGGCCGAGGCCCGGCGCTACTTCGTCATCGGGCTGCCCATCTTCATCGCCCAGCTCTCGCAGACGGGCATGAACTTCGCCGATACCGCCATGACCGGGCAGTACAATGCCGAGGACATGGCGGCTGTTGCCGTGGCGGGCT contains:
- a CDS encoding sirohydrochlorin cobaltochelatase — its product is MRRAILLAAFGAATPQGRQALHAFDAMVRERFAGWSVRWAFTSPLLRERLARARQKSDSVRKALMRLSFERYERVAVQPLQAIAGAEHEEVCAACAEAVRKLGLCCRVGAPLLAETADVEAAARALAAHLPEGRLPHEDVVLMGHGARHAGGARYGDLAAAMRQLDARVHVGTMGDAMALTSILPRLTSGRVWLMPLLSVVGQHALRDMAGDGAGSWRSRIEGEQRECVPVLRGLVEYPGVAGIWLRHLETAAAEACGETLG
- a CDS encoding menaquinone biosynthesis protein yields the protein MPETVLRMGRISYLNVLPIYHPLEAGILPHDYELVAGPPALLNDMMGRGELHVSSCSCFEYARRPERYYLVDDLSIGSRGPVMSVLLLSRVPVEELGGHEILISGESHTSVALLRLLMRDRYRQAVTYRTGQVSPALRSATPPTAFLAIGDEALRLRQHPDYPNRVDLAEAWRDWTGLPFIFGVWVVSRDAAERGLFHDDPGELLRRGRDWGLAHMDVILDLTGHGCPLSREDLAFYYREGLVYSLGAEELRGLNLFYEKLAAAGIIAAVPPLRFFSL
- the mqnC gene encoding cyclic dehypoxanthinyl futalosine synthase — protein: MDFAPAHSPFDDDTPAYADVTRAARKAAAGERLERADAEALYYRASLLTLARLANAMRLRLHPEPVVTYVGDRNINYSNICVCGCRFCAFFRPPESPEGYVITREELAQKIEETLRLGGTQILLQGGHHPDLPLEWYEDLLRWMRATWPTLHIHAFSPPEIWFWAEKFGLPVVEVLRRLREAGLDSVPGGGAEVLQNDVRRQVSPNKCSADAWLAVMEAAHGLGMKTTATMMFGHEEEPGHRLDHLFALRAVQDRTHGFTAFIPWTFQPANTRIRCQSLPAPAYLRLLAVSRLVLDNIPNIQASWVTMGPQIAQLALFYGANDFGSLMIEENVVAAAGVSYRMTRKEIEAVIRAAGFTPVQRTMDYRPVGEAGVHA
- the mqnE gene encoding aminofutalosine synthase MqnE produces the protein MPDKAYYAALGLSSILDKVLSGERLSYEDGLALFACPDLTAVGALAAEVRFRLHGDAAYYVVNRQVNYTNVCVNGCLFCAFRRDHADEDGAFQLSKEDILARLEAAQGGTLRLDEMHMVGGCHPKLGLAWFEDVLRTVADRWPDLPLKAFTPVEIAHFAALEGISTLEVLQRLKACGLRMMPGGGAEIFDAKLRAQICPHKADAEAWLRISGEAHSLGIVTNCTMLFGHLESPAMRVEHLLRLRAQQDESGGFTCFIPLPFLTENSRLELPGERSGPVRGLDQLRTVAVSRLLLDNIPHIKAYWIMLGPKLAQTALWYGADDLDGTIVEERIGHMAGAASAQGLTIDELEAMIRASGFRPVRRNAVFEAMPGNGGEAAIAARPRKETC
- a CDS encoding 1,4-dihydroxy-6-naphthoate synthase, with amino-acid sequence MSAQELVLSLGLSPCPNDTFIFHALLEGLVQVPAPAPWSGPIRFVPHFADVEELNSMAVAARLDVTKLSLGAVARIMEEYALFSSGAALGWGCGPLVVAGKPLTPEQLAGASVAVPGFMTTANLLLDLHGGFRGPRRELLFSDIMDAVARGEDEAGVIIHEGRFTYAAHGLTKILDLGEWWEGAFHLPLPLGAIAGKRGLPLSVALAVEAGIAESLRHAWAHPEASRDFIRAHAQELDDAVTSAHIKTFVTAYSEDLGPAGREAITTLVRRSATLLGAPMPAAGLFWPGAA